The following proteins are encoded in a genomic region of Sorangiineae bacterium MSr12523:
- a CDS encoding type I polyketide synthase, with the protein MSGILDKLDKLDPANRRLLAERLRQSKEKHATRPAHAEPIAVVGIACRFPGGARTPDRFWELLMQGRSGVSRVPADRFPIDDYHDEDPSAPGAILSDRGAFIDGVDAFDAAFFGVSPREARRMDPQHRQLLEVAWEALENAGLTQASLRKHSGDVGGVFIGLMGNDYFATVQESPSNIDAYTSTGTHYSFAANRLSFHLDLKGPSMAIDSACSSSLVAVHQACQSLRTRDCDFAIAGGVNLVLSPTLSISYSKWGMLSPDGECKTFDASANGFVRGEGAGVVVLKRLDDALAHGDPILAVVRGSAVNQDGATSVITAPNGLAQQALIGRALKASGVDPGAVGYVEAHGTGTSLGDPIEVEALNETYGKAAGNACVLGAVKTNVGHLEGAAGIAGFIKAVLAVHHGRIPPNRNFRQLNPLIRFEGSRLRLANDVTEWTTPRAERFAAVSSFGAGGTNAHVIVQGAPERPIPSKDETARASSSTVCVSAKSERSLRKQVQRLAGWLRREGCTQRIEDIAYTALQRRNHFEHRAAFTVDSSEGLLEAAEAFLAGRAAPSWCCGSGTAQAERPVFVFSGQGSQWRGMGRGLMASHRRFAAEIAAIDRDFVPFAGWSIAQSLTSGRELDATEIAQPCLFAVQMALVACLEEMGIRPAAVVGHSVGEIAAACVAGVMDRAAATALVFHRARLMQRLTGAGKMAAIGLAREDIEARLEAKPGLAVAAVNGPRSVVVAGEAAPLEALVHALRAEGVFTRMLPVDYAFHSPQADAILDELRQAVDGIFGPGARTPAPRLPIVSTVTGAELSEGTEHAAHWTQNVRRPVVFAQAVAQLLEQGHDTFLEVGAHPVLQVDLGESFQAHDARARAVATLRREQDEAVCLRAVPAALYTAGVSPDVLPGPRQGALVSLPNYAWEHRRHWLDTAMKWVHSLDWEEVQAPAMPPRRASWLVVGTATALVDALCAHLHAQGHAVSRATPDAVRAVVAVSEFDRVDFVVYVPESVEENHVESSCLSLVRLVQALEKASSPSKVWIVTRGAQVVTSGESVQPFAAPVWGLGRVLALEAHRAMAGLIDLPLAASDDEVPALVSAMLQSGGEDQIALRANRRYGLRLRPRAEQAHTASPWELDPSGLYLVTGGTRGLGLLAAKRLAERGARHLALLARRAPEANAIRELEELGVTVSVHAADVSDPAAMRVLFDAWTKGAHPLKGIVHAAGVSRDVPFAQVDEALLAETLAPKVAGTWCLHQLSLEHPLDFFIVYSSAASVWGSSGLGPYAAANEFLNAVAAHRRALGLPALSVCWGMWDAEGMTTAERRQSWTRLGMRAMAPERALDALEELVASGVTVAAVADVKWTTFRPIYEMNGRRPLLAALASAETSAAAPPPEVEAAASSLKEQWQNEPASQQCERVLALLRETAARVLGLDARSIISAEQGLFSMGFDSVTAVEFTIRLNRLLGTGYSATMVFDHPTLKEIRDLVMRDCFGWTNEAPAEEPQGHDLEALLAFVENVNDDEAERLLAQPT; encoded by the coding sequence ATGAGCGGAATTCTCGACAAGTTGGACAAGCTCGATCCGGCCAACCGACGATTGCTGGCGGAAAGACTGCGTCAGAGCAAGGAAAAGCACGCGACGCGTCCGGCACACGCCGAGCCCATTGCGGTGGTGGGAATCGCCTGCCGTTTCCCCGGTGGGGCACGGACTCCCGATCGGTTTTGGGAGCTATTGATGCAGGGGCGAAGCGGCGTATCCCGCGTGCCCGCTGACCGCTTCCCCATCGACGACTACCACGACGAGGATCCGTCCGCGCCCGGCGCCATCCTCAGCGATCGCGGTGCGTTCATCGACGGGGTCGACGCATTCGACGCCGCCTTTTTCGGCGTGTCGCCGCGGGAGGCGCGGCGCATGGATCCGCAGCACCGTCAGCTTCTGGAGGTGGCCTGGGAAGCACTCGAAAATGCCGGCCTGACCCAAGCCTCGCTTCGAAAGCACTCCGGTGACGTGGGGGGCGTCTTCATCGGCCTGATGGGCAACGATTACTTTGCCACCGTTCAAGAGAGCCCATCGAACATCGACGCGTACACCAGCACGGGCACGCATTATAGTTTCGCGGCCAATCGGCTCTCGTTCCACTTGGACCTCAAAGGACCGAGCATGGCCATCGATTCGGCCTGCTCGTCCTCGTTGGTGGCCGTGCACCAGGCCTGCCAAAGTCTTCGCACCCGTGATTGCGATTTTGCCATCGCCGGGGGGGTGAACCTCGTTTTGTCCCCCACATTGAGTATTTCCTATTCCAAATGGGGAATGCTCAGCCCCGATGGCGAATGCAAGACGTTCGACGCGTCGGCCAATGGGTTCGTGCGTGGCGAGGGCGCGGGCGTGGTCGTGCTGAAGCGATTGGACGATGCGCTGGCCCATGGGGATCCCATCCTCGCGGTGGTCAGGGGGTCGGCGGTCAATCAAGACGGTGCGACCAGCGTCATCACCGCGCCCAATGGTCTTGCGCAACAGGCGCTGATCGGCCGCGCATTGAAGGCGTCCGGTGTCGACCCCGGCGCCGTCGGCTACGTGGAAGCCCACGGAACGGGCACCTCGCTGGGTGATCCCATCGAGGTGGAGGCGCTGAACGAGACCTACGGCAAGGCGGCAGGAAATGCCTGCGTGCTCGGCGCCGTGAAGACCAATGTCGGGCATTTGGAAGGCGCCGCGGGCATTGCGGGGTTCATCAAGGCGGTATTGGCCGTGCACCATGGTCGGATCCCGCCCAATCGCAATTTTCGACAGCTCAATCCCCTGATTCGCTTCGAAGGGTCCCGGCTCCGGCTGGCCAACGATGTTACGGAATGGACAACGCCCAGGGCGGAGCGCTTTGCAGCGGTCAGCTCGTTCGGCGCGGGCGGTACCAATGCGCACGTCATCGTGCAGGGTGCTCCGGAGCGGCCAATTCCCTCGAAAGACGAGACAGCGCGGGCTTCGTCGTCGACCGTGTGCGTCTCCGCGAAGAGCGAACGCTCTTTGCGCAAACAAGTGCAACGACTGGCGGGCTGGCTGCGTCGCGAGGGATGCACGCAGCGCATCGAAGACATTGCCTACACGGCACTCCAACGGCGGAACCATTTCGAGCATCGGGCCGCCTTTACGGTGGATTCGTCCGAAGGGCTGCTCGAGGCCGCGGAGGCCTTTCTGGCGGGGCGTGCGGCCCCGAGCTGGTGCTGTGGATCGGGGACGGCGCAGGCCGAGCGTCCGGTGTTCGTGTTTTCCGGCCAGGGCTCGCAATGGCGCGGCATGGGGCGCGGGTTGATGGCGAGCCACCGGCGCTTTGCCGCGGAGATTGCCGCGATCGACCGCGATTTCGTTCCGTTCGCGGGCTGGTCCATCGCGCAATCGCTGACCAGCGGTCGCGAGCTCGATGCGACGGAGATCGCGCAGCCGTGCCTTTTCGCCGTGCAGATGGCCCTCGTGGCGTGCCTCGAGGAGATGGGCATTCGGCCCGCGGCGGTGGTGGGGCATAGCGTGGGCGAGATTGCGGCGGCCTGCGTGGCGGGCGTCATGGATCGCGCCGCGGCGACGGCGCTCGTATTTCACCGCGCCAGGTTGATGCAGCGGCTCACGGGCGCGGGGAAGATGGCGGCCATCGGCCTTGCGCGCGAGGATATCGAGGCGCGCCTCGAGGCAAAGCCGGGGCTTGCGGTGGCCGCGGTGAACGGCCCGCGATCCGTGGTGGTGGCCGGCGAAGCTGCGCCGCTCGAGGCCTTGGTGCACGCGCTTCGCGCCGAGGGCGTGTTCACGCGGATGCTGCCCGTGGACTACGCGTTTCACAGCCCCCAGGCCGATGCGATTCTCGATGAACTCCGGCAAGCCGTGGATGGCATTTTCGGACCGGGCGCCCGCACGCCCGCACCCCGCCTGCCCATCGTGTCCACGGTGACGGGGGCCGAGCTTTCCGAGGGCACCGAGCACGCTGCCCATTGGACGCAGAACGTGCGACGGCCCGTGGTGTTCGCGCAGGCCGTGGCGCAACTGCTCGAGCAGGGGCACGACACCTTCCTCGAGGTGGGCGCGCACCCGGTGTTGCAGGTCGATCTGGGCGAGTCGTTCCAGGCACACGATGCGCGCGCTCGCGCCGTGGCCACGCTTCGCCGCGAGCAGGATGAAGCAGTTTGCCTGCGCGCCGTGCCCGCAGCGCTGTACACGGCCGGCGTGTCGCCCGACGTGCTTCCTGGTCCGCGGCAGGGCGCTCTGGTTTCCCTGCCGAATTACGCGTGGGAACATCGACGCCATTGGCTCGATACGGCCATGAAGTGGGTGCATTCGCTCGACTGGGAGGAGGTGCAGGCGCCCGCCATGCCGCCGCGTCGCGCGTCGTGGCTGGTGGTCGGTACGGCCACGGCGCTGGTCGACGCGCTCTGCGCGCACCTGCATGCGCAGGGGCATGCCGTCTCGCGCGCGACGCCGGATGCCGTGCGCGCCGTGGTGGCGGTCTCCGAGTTCGATCGCGTCGACTTCGTCGTGTACGTGCCCGAGAGCGTCGAGGAGAACCACGTCGAATCGAGCTGCTTGTCGCTCGTGCGCCTCGTTCAAGCGCTGGAAAAGGCTTCTTCGCCGTCCAAGGTGTGGATCGTCACCCGCGGGGCGCAAGTGGTGACCTCGGGGGAGAGCGTCCAACCTTTCGCCGCGCCCGTGTGGGGGCTCGGACGCGTTCTCGCGTTGGAGGCGCATCGGGCCATGGCAGGGCTCATCGACCTGCCGCTTGCTGCGTCGGACGACGAGGTGCCGGCGTTGGTATCGGCCATGCTGCAATCGGGCGGGGAGGATCAGATCGCCCTTCGCGCGAACCGCCGCTACGGGCTGCGGTTGCGTCCCCGCGCCGAGCAGGCGCACACGGCATCGCCGTGGGAGCTGGATCCCTCGGGCCTTTACCTCGTGACCGGCGGAACGCGAGGCCTCGGGCTTCTCGCCGCGAAGCGCTTGGCCGAGCGCGGTGCGCGCCATCTCGCGCTGCTGGCGCGGCGGGCGCCGGAGGCAAACGCGATTCGTGAGCTGGAAGAGCTGGGCGTCACCGTCTCGGTTCATGCCGCCGACGTGAGCGATCCCGCGGCCATGCGCGTGCTGTTCGATGCGTGGACGAAGGGCGCGCACCCGCTCAAGGGCATCGTGCACGCGGCCGGCGTTTCGCGCGACGTGCCCTTTGCCCAAGTGGACGAGGCGCTGCTCGCGGAGACGTTGGCACCCAAGGTAGCGGGCACGTGGTGCCTCCACCAGCTTTCCCTCGAGCACCCGCTGGACTTTTTCATCGTGTACTCGTCGGCCGCCTCCGTGTGGGGCTCCTCGGGCTTGGGTCCGTACGCGGCGGCCAACGAGTTCCTCAATGCCGTGGCCGCACACCGGCGCGCGCTCGGCTTGCCCGCGCTCAGCGTGTGCTGGGGCATGTGGGACGCGGAAGGCATGACCACCGCGGAAAGACGCCAAAGCTGGACCCGCCTCGGCATGCGTGCGATGGCGCCGGAGCGCGCTCTGGACGCGTTGGAGGAGCTCGTCGCATCGGGCGTGACCGTCGCGGCCGTGGCCGACGTGAAATGGACCACGTTCCGCCCGATCTACGAGATGAACGGCCGGCGCCCGCTGCTGGCAGCCCTTGCCTCCGCGGAGACGTCGGCGGCAGCGCCTCCTCCCGAAGTGGAAGCGGCCGCGTCGTCCCTCAAGGAACAGTGGCAGAACGAGCCGGCCTCGCAGCAGTGCGAACGCGTGCTGGCGCTTCTTCGTGAGACGGCGGCGCGCGTGCTCGGACTCGATGCGCGAAGCATCATCAGTGCCGAGCAGGGCCTCTTCTCGATGGGGTTCGACTCGGTCACAGCGGTGGAGTTCACCATCCGCCTCAATCGGCTCCTGGGCACGGGGTACTCCGCGACCATGGTGTTCGACCATCCGACCCTCAAAGAGATCCGCGACCTCGTGATGCGCGATTGCTTCGGATGGACGAATGAAGCCCCGGCCGAGGAGCCGCAAGGGCACGACCTGGAGGCGCTCCTCGCCTTCGTCGAAAACGTGAACGACGACGAGGCCGAGCGACTGCTCGCTCAACCGACATGA
- a CDS encoding cytochrome P450, translating to MRTFPAGSELLNPYPFFEDMRRNHPVAFDEQAGLWAVYRHADVTAVLGDHQNFPTSTIEEGVLPAPEWRRLFSLNAFDPPHHTRLRNLALRAFTPAAVARLQAHITTIVDRLIDAVADTGRLDLVGDIAGPLPTIVIAEMLGVPAEDQEQFRHWSDEVGERANALVLDPENGVRRLSEALSPMEDYVRHAVAERRRQPKDDLMSSLLAAEIDGQSLEEPDLVAFCMLLLIAGNISTTHLIGNAIRVLLDHPDQREHFLAHPAQMPGAIEELLRYDSPVLAAPRWIRHDYELGGMKLQRGQRVICWLGAANRDPEAFPDPDRLDLTRKAARQVSFGHGAHYCMGAPLARLEARIALPAILQRLPELTLVEGTQLEPVPGYLLHGMVKMPMEFKPA from the coding sequence ATGCGCACATTCCCGGCGGGCTCGGAACTTTTGAATCCATATCCATTCTTCGAAGACATGCGGCGGAATCATCCCGTGGCGTTCGACGAGCAAGCGGGCCTTTGGGCCGTGTACCGTCATGCCGACGTGACGGCCGTTCTGGGCGATCATCAAAACTTTCCCACGTCGACCATCGAAGAGGGCGTGTTGCCCGCGCCCGAGTGGCGGCGGCTCTTCAGCCTCAATGCGTTCGACCCTCCTCATCACACGCGCCTTCGCAACCTCGCCTTGCGCGCCTTCACGCCGGCGGCCGTGGCCCGCCTGCAGGCTCACATCACGACCATCGTCGATCGGTTGATCGATGCCGTGGCCGACACGGGGCGGTTGGATCTCGTGGGGGACATCGCAGGTCCCCTGCCCACCATCGTCATCGCCGAAATGCTCGGGGTTCCCGCGGAGGATCAGGAGCAGTTTCGCCACTGGTCCGACGAAGTGGGCGAGCGGGCCAATGCCCTCGTGCTCGATCCGGAAAATGGGGTACGGCGCTTGAGCGAAGCGCTCTCCCCCATGGAGGATTACGTGCGGCACGCGGTGGCGGAACGCCGGCGCCAACCCAAAGACGATTTGATGAGCAGCCTGCTCGCGGCGGAAATCGACGGTCAATCGCTGGAGGAGCCCGACTTGGTGGCTTTCTGCATGCTCCTGTTGATCGCAGGCAACATTTCCACCACGCATTTGATTGGCAATGCCATCCGCGTCCTGCTCGATCATCCGGACCAACGCGAACACTTCCTCGCCCACCCCGCCCAGATGCCCGGCGCCATCGAGGAGCTGCTTCGTTACGACTCACCGGTCCTCGCTGCGCCGAGATGGATTCGCCATGATTACGAGCTCGGGGGCATGAAGCTGCAACGAGGGCAGCGGGTTATTTGTTGGCTCGGCGCCGCCAACCGCGATCCGGAAGCGTTCCCCGATCCGGACCGGCTCGATCTCACGCGCAAAGCCGCGCGCCAAGTGTCGTTCGGCCACGGCGCGCACTACTGCATGGGCGCACCGCTCGCGCGGCTGGAGGCACGCATTGCGCTGCCGGCCATCCTGCAACGCTTGCCAGAGCTCACGCTGGTCGAAGGTACGCAACTCGAACCGGTGCCGGGCTACCTCCTACACGGCATGGTGAAGATGCCCATGGAGTTCAAACCGGCCTGA
- a CDS encoding PQQ-dependent sugar dehydrogenase: MARHSVLVPVVLLALASAACSRSERAPADTDASAVVTPVAVDGRRLFLERCSVCHGKDAEGAQGPTLRGLAGRQAGTQDPFGYTAAMRALKFRWDVPTLDRFLEAPTEVVPGTAMVLAVPVAAERKALVMYLLSLEPIPEVADNDAHDAGPPPAPTPGLHVAKDALGGFRSDAPGVRRRITVADLPAPFATKARRNSAKVVEPPAGAAPKLPAGFHATVVTTLGKPRLLRTAPNGDLFVAESFSGQIMALHMSKDGTTVERTEAFAKGLDQPFGIAFFPPGPSPQWIYIAEQNKVIRFPYANGDLTPRGTAEVMVATLAPSTGGHAMRNLAFSNDGKRMFVAVGSESNVAEDLPARSPDEIRTFEASHGLGATWGPEESRADVLVFDPDGKNGRTFATGIRNCSGMTVQPKTGIVWCSTNERDGLGDDLVPDYVTRVRENAFYGWPWYYLGDHEDPRHAGKRTDLAGKVTVPDVLLQPHSAPLQITFYDGAMFPADYRGNALVALHGSWNRGGRTGYKVVRVLTKDGVPTGEYEDFMTGFVIDDAQVWARPVGITVGKDGALFVSDDANGRIWRVTYSK, from the coding sequence ATGGCTCGACACTCCGTTTTGGTTCCCGTCGTCCTGCTCGCCCTCGCGTCGGCGGCCTGTTCACGAAGCGAACGCGCGCCGGCGGACACGGACGCATCGGCGGTCGTGACACCGGTGGCAGTCGATGGTCGCAGGCTCTTTCTCGAACGTTGTTCCGTGTGCCACGGAAAGGACGCCGAGGGTGCACAGGGACCGACCTTGCGCGGGCTCGCCGGGCGTCAGGCGGGAACCCAAGATCCCTTTGGCTACACGGCGGCCATGCGCGCGCTGAAATTTCGATGGGACGTGCCGACGCTCGACCGATTCCTCGAGGCCCCCACCGAAGTCGTGCCCGGCACTGCAATGGTGCTCGCCGTCCCGGTGGCCGCGGAGCGCAAAGCGCTCGTCATGTACCTGCTCTCGCTCGAGCCGATACCCGAGGTCGCGGACAACGATGCGCACGATGCTGGGCCGCCCCCCGCACCGACCCCCGGATTGCACGTCGCGAAGGACGCGCTCGGTGGCTTTCGGAGCGATGCGCCCGGGGTGCGGCGTCGCATCACCGTGGCGGATCTGCCCGCACCATTCGCCACGAAGGCGCGGCGAAACAGCGCGAAGGTCGTCGAGCCTCCCGCGGGTGCTGCGCCGAAGCTTCCCGCGGGCTTCCACGCCACCGTGGTGACGACGCTCGGCAAACCGCGGCTCCTGCGAACCGCGCCCAATGGCGATTTGTTCGTGGCGGAGAGCTTCTCCGGGCAAATCATGGCGCTTCACATGAGCAAGGACGGAACGACCGTCGAGCGCACCGAGGCCTTCGCAAAAGGGCTGGACCAACCCTTCGGCATCGCGTTCTTCCCGCCCGGCCCTTCCCCGCAGTGGATTTACATCGCCGAGCAGAACAAGGTGATTCGATTCCCCTACGCGAATGGCGATTTGACCCCTCGCGGTACGGCGGAAGTCATGGTGGCCACGCTCGCTCCCAGCACCGGTGGCCACGCCATGCGGAATCTGGCGTTCTCCAACGACGGCAAGCGCATGTTCGTGGCCGTCGGCTCGGAGTCGAACGTCGCCGAAGATCTGCCCGCCCGCTCGCCCGACGAGATTCGCACCTTCGAGGCATCGCATGGCTTGGGCGCGACCTGGGGACCGGAGGAATCGCGCGCGGACGTGCTCGTCTTCGATCCCGACGGAAAGAACGGCCGCACCTTCGCCACCGGAATTCGCAATTGCTCGGGCATGACGGTGCAACCCAAAACCGGCATCGTGTGGTGCTCGACCAACGAGCGCGACGGCCTCGGCGACGATCTGGTTCCCGATTACGTGACACGCGTGCGTGAGAATGCCTTTTACGGGTGGCCCTGGTACTACCTCGGCGACCACGAGGATCCACGCCACGCGGGCAAGCGAACGGATCTCGCGGGCAAGGTCACCGTCCCCGACGTGTTGCTCCAGCCGCACTCGGCGCCGCTTCAAATCACGTTTTACGACGGTGCGATGTTCCCAGCCGACTACCGAGGGAATGCCTTGGTCGCGCTCCACGGCTCGTGGAACCGCGGAGGGCGCACCGGCTACAAGGTGGTGCGCGTGCTCACGAAGGATGGTGTTCCCACCGGCGAGTACGAGGACTTCATGACCGGGTTCGTCATCGACGACGCGCAAGTATGGGCACGCCCCGTCGGCATCACCGTGGGCAAAGACGGCGCGCTCTTCGTGAGCGACGATGCCAATGGGCGAATCTGGCGTGTGACGTATTCGAAGTAA
- a CDS encoding helix-turn-helix transcriptional regulator translates to MAVTTEESTVGTLLRAWRTARGKSQLAVALEAGISSRHLSFVETGRSSPSREMVLTLAETLEVPLRERNALLTAAGFAAVYRETPLDAPVMTDVREALSHILRASEPNPTLVVNRRYDLLMANDAAQRFTSFFVPDWRGGPNIIRMLLAPDGLRPYVQNWHEIASDVVHRTRNELASSQTRDETDEALLRDLVTAEAELRRDGRPARTPSILVSMKMRKGDVALDLFTTITTLGTPLDITLQELRIETLFPADARAREALLRIVGSEMQ, encoded by the coding sequence ATGGCGGTAACGACCGAAGAGAGCACCGTGGGAACGCTGCTGCGCGCCTGGCGAACGGCGCGGGGCAAGAGTCAGTTGGCGGTGGCGCTGGAGGCAGGCATTTCCTCGCGCCACTTGAGTTTCGTGGAGACCGGGCGCTCCAGCCCGAGCCGTGAAATGGTGCTCACCTTGGCCGAGACGTTGGAGGTCCCTTTGCGCGAGCGCAATGCCTTGCTCACCGCGGCGGGATTCGCCGCCGTCTACCGGGAGACGCCGCTCGATGCGCCCGTGATGACGGATGTGCGCGAGGCGCTGTCGCACATTCTTCGAGCGAGCGAGCCCAATCCCACCTTGGTGGTAAACCGCCGCTACGATCTGCTGATGGCCAACGACGCGGCGCAGCGCTTTACGTCGTTTTTCGTGCCCGATTGGCGCGGGGGGCCGAACATCATCCGCATGCTCCTGGCACCCGACGGCCTGCGCCCCTACGTGCAAAACTGGCACGAAATCGCCAGCGACGTGGTGCACCGAACGCGCAACGAGCTGGCCTCGAGCCAAACGCGCGACGAGACCGACGAGGCGCTGCTTCGCGATCTCGTGACCGCCGAGGCCGAGTTGCGCCGCGACGGCCGGCCCGCGCGTACGCCATCGATCCTCGTCTCGATGAAGATGCGCAAAGGCGACGTGGCGCTCGATTTGTTCACCACGATCACGACCTTGGGCACGCCGCTCGACATCACCCTTCAAGAACTGCGCATCGAAACACTGTTTCCCGCAGACGCGAGAGCCCGCGAGGCGCTGTTGCGCATCGTGGGCTCCGAGATGCAATGA
- a CDS encoding fibro-slime domain-containing protein encodes MLFISAIGGGAYLMACGSDGSEFDNSRGDGGGLNGDGSDNGGGFGEGGFGEGGSGGDGGECEHVIQAVIRDFKPCNAQITGSEEADDQGCKDSAQGHPDFEHFQGDEATTGIVAEALSLPDRKPAYVGDGPHHYPNQPNKFETTSKTAFDAWYHDVAGDGLNANRRIIVPLELKETITDAGAKHYVFDDRTFFPIDGKGFGNGPKEQNGNPATHNFAFTTEAHFSFVYNGGEEFTFRGDDDLWLFINNKLAIDLGGLHPELLATVKLDEQAARLGLVKGQRYPMDLFHAERHTTASRFRIDTTIECVSNSPVH; translated from the coding sequence GTGTTGTTCATTTCCGCCATCGGTGGTGGCGCGTACTTGATGGCCTGCGGGTCGGACGGGTCGGAGTTCGACAATTCGAGGGGAGACGGAGGAGGTCTCAACGGAGATGGATCGGACAACGGCGGCGGCTTCGGGGAAGGCGGCTTCGGAGAGGGCGGCTCGGGTGGCGACGGCGGGGAATGCGAACACGTGATTCAGGCGGTGATTCGCGATTTCAAGCCGTGCAACGCTCAAATTACAGGGAGCGAGGAGGCGGACGATCAGGGGTGCAAAGACAGCGCCCAGGGCCATCCGGATTTCGAGCATTTTCAGGGAGATGAGGCCACGACCGGCATTGTGGCCGAGGCTTTGAGTTTGCCCGATCGCAAACCGGCGTACGTGGGCGACGGCCCGCATCACTATCCGAACCAGCCGAACAAGTTCGAGACCACATCGAAGACGGCGTTCGACGCTTGGTATCACGACGTTGCCGGTGACGGCCTGAACGCGAACAGGCGGATCATCGTCCCGCTCGAGCTCAAGGAAACGATCACCGACGCTGGCGCGAAGCATTACGTCTTCGACGATCGGACCTTCTTCCCCATCGATGGCAAGGGCTTCGGAAATGGTCCGAAGGAGCAAAACGGGAACCCCGCTACGCACAACTTCGCCTTCACGACCGAGGCGCATTTTTCCTTCGTCTACAACGGCGGCGAAGAGTTCACCTTCCGCGGGGACGACGATCTTTGGCTCTTCATCAACAACAAGCTCGCCATCGATCTCGGCGGCCTGCACCCGGAGCTTCTGGCCACCGTGAAGCTCGACGAGCAGGCAGCCCGGCTAGGCCTCGTCAAAGGCCAGCGTTACCCGATGGACCTCTTCCACGCGGAGCGTCACACCACCGCATCGCGTTTCCGCATCGATACGACCATCGAGTGCGTCTCGAATTCGCCGGTCCACTGA
- a CDS encoding fibro-slime domain-containing protein, which translates to MHRSRMLASILFISAFGGGAYLMACGSDSSEFNDANKDGGDLRGADAGPGGGFGDGGLNGEGGNGHRDAEPCNHVVKAIIRDFKPCAETFAGNCSAATGHLDFEHYTGEGPTEGIVDENLGADLKPVFVDGPHYYNGDRNRPQTTDKTRFDQWYRDTPGVNVAIEYPITLEETSTPGHYRFAPNQFYPVDGKGWGNAPANSSGNRPHNYGFTTEVHLTFVYRGGEVFTFDGDDDLWLFINKKLVIDLGGLHPARNGSVRVDDLHLTVGQRYPMDLFHAERHTDLSNFVVDTTIECVDNEPPVH; encoded by the coding sequence ATGCACCGCTCGAGAATGCTTGCTTCGATTTTGTTCATTTCCGCCTTTGGTGGCGGCGCCTATTTGATGGCCTGCGGCTCGGACTCTTCGGAGTTCAATGACGCAAACAAGGACGGCGGCGACCTTCGCGGCGCTGATGCCGGCCCCGGTGGTGGCTTCGGCGACGGTGGTCTCAATGGAGAGGGTGGCAATGGCCATCGCGACGCCGAGCCGTGCAACCATGTCGTCAAGGCGATCATTCGTGACTTCAAGCCATGCGCCGAAACCTTTGCCGGGAATTGTTCGGCCGCCACCGGGCACCTTGATTTCGAGCACTACACGGGGGAGGGGCCGACGGAGGGGATCGTAGACGAAAATCTCGGAGCCGATCTCAAACCGGTATTCGTGGACGGGCCTCACTATTACAACGGCGATCGCAATAGGCCTCAGACCACCGACAAGACCCGATTCGACCAGTGGTATCGCGACACGCCCGGCGTGAACGTGGCCATCGAGTATCCGATTACGCTCGAGGAGACGTCCACCCCGGGGCATTATCGTTTTGCCCCGAACCAATTTTACCCCGTCGATGGCAAGGGCTGGGGCAACGCACCTGCGAACAGCAGCGGGAATCGCCCGCACAATTACGGTTTCACCACCGAGGTGCATTTGACCTTCGTGTACCGCGGCGGCGAGGTCTTCACGTTCGACGGGGACGACGACCTTTGGCTCTTCATCAACAAGAAGCTGGTCATCGACTTGGGCGGTCTTCACCCCGCGCGCAATGGCAGCGTGAGGGTGGACGATTTGCACCTCACCGTAGGCCAGCGTTATCCGATGGACTTGTTCCACGCGGAGCGTCACACGGATCTGTCCAACTTCGTGGTCGACACGACCATCGAGTGCGTCGACAACGAGCCGCCGGTCCACTGA